The sequence CGTACCCCACTGTTCATCAGCGCGCGGTATTCGTCCTCGTGGCTGGTGTAGCCCTGGAGATAAACCCGGCCAGTGAGCTGGGTGATCTGGTTGCGTACCTGCCGGGCTTCGTACACGCCATCGCCGAGGCGTTTGATGATTTTAGACGGGTCGAGCCCGAGTGCTCCCAGCATGTAGTCGCTGGAAATGAAGTTTGCGTAGCGCGTGAGGCGGGGGTCAGTAACGACCAGATATGACGCGCTGGGCGCGGAGTTAACGGTGTACAGCCCGCTCGATGGCAGGGTGACCGTCAGTGCGCCGCCGGGTCCGGCGATGGATTGCGGTGCGTTGATGGTCTGTGTCTGCCCGGTGGCCAGATCAACCGTCTGCGTACCTGTGCCGCTGATGCCGCCCACGACGCCATTCGCCCCCAGCGTGCCACCGGTCGCACCGGTGGCTGAACTGGCGGCGGTCACGTTCGTGTTGCTGATATCAGTTGCGCTGATTTTTACAGCGTGGCTAGCGATGATCGTGCCACCTGTGCCGCCAATAGCAACAGGCGTGAGCACCACTGATGGCTGTACCACCGGGCCACGGTCGCGCGCAATGTTCTCGTTCCAGGCGTAGGTCGAAACGATGTCCTGCTTCTGGTGCTGGTACAGCGTCTGGCCAGTGTTGTTGACCAGCGTGCCGCCGTAACTGCCGCTCGCCACATCGCCAGTCGCGTCAGCACTGCCGATCTGGATTGAATCGCCTGCGGCCATCGCGCTGTGCAGGTTGTTCAGTGTGCCAACGTTGGCGAGCACCATCTTGCCGCCCGCGATGATCTGCGCCTGCTGTGCCTGCGGGCCAGTGACCCTGTCCTGCTGGGTGGTGGTGGTCGTGTCGCGGGCAATTTCTACACGCTGGTAGCCCTTGTGGGCGTCGTTGTGTGACGCGTATTCGGTTCCGGGGTCGTAGTTGATGTGCGGGTCGTAGCCGTCCCAGTAGCTGACGCTGAGCGTGCCGTCAGCGTTGGGGGTGAGCGTGTTGTAGTAGATCGTCAGTGGCTGGCCGTTGCGCTGTACGACCAGTGTGCGGTCTACCGCGTTCGGGCCGCTGGTTTTGGTAATGACATCAGTGCTACTGAACGTTTCATTCAGCGGATGGCGGTAGCCGTTGTCCCACATCGCCTGGGTGCAGTAGCCCCTGTCGGCGTTGCCGGTGGTGCAGGCGAGGTATTTGTCGCGTTTGGTCTGGTGAGCGGTCGTCACAGCGGTCGTGACGGTTTCGATGCGGGGTGCGGGGCGGGTGTTGGTCAGCGTCTGTGTGGCGATCTCGATCCTGCCCTGGGCTTCGATGGTGGACTGGTCGTTCGTCACCGAATGTGTGCGATGGGCGAGCACGCCGTTCGCATCGCGTGTGCTGTCTGCGGCGAGGTTGATGTCGCCCAGGCTGAAGAGGTTTGCACCGCCGGTGCTGGTGATCCTGCCCGGCGAATACAGGTTCAGTTGCGAAGCAGCAGCCATCACAGCCGCTGTGCCGCTGCTGGTGATGACCTGGCTGGCGTTCAGCGTAATGGTGTTGCCGATGATCGTTGCGGTGTTGAGCAGCGAGGTGCTGTTCGTCGTCACGCTATCGCCTTCGATGCGGCCTGCGTTAGTAATCGTGTTTAGCGCATTGAGTGTCGTGGTCGAGGCGTTCAGGTGTGCGCCTGCCTGGTTGTCGAGGTTCGTGGCGTTCAGCGTGAGCGCGTTTACCGCACCGAGCGTGCCCTGGTTCGTCAAGCGGCCCGCTGTCGTGAAGGTCAGGTTGTGGTTGGCCTGAATCAGGTTGCTGCTGGTGAGCGTGTAGTCGCCGTTGAGTGTGATGGAACCGTCGTTCCCGGCAATGATCCGGCCGTCGCCGGTAAGCTGGTTTGCCGTGATGGTCAGGTCCTGTTCGCTGCCAATCGCGCCGTTCTGGTTCGTCAGTGTGCCGGTGTGGATGGAGACCGGGCCGCTGTCTGGATGTGCTGCGCTGGCTGATGAAGTTCGCTGATCGTTGCCGATGCGGCCTGCCGTGTTGTCGAGCGTGGCGGTGGTTAGCGTGATCGCGCCGTTGCCGTGGATCGAGCCGCCTGCATTGATGAGCCGCGCATGGGGACCGTTGAGCGTGACGCTGTTCGCGCCGGATAGCGTGGCGCTTGTGTTGTCCGCGAGCTCGGCGATCTCAAGCGTCAGGTCATGGCCGGATATGAGCTGGGCACCGCTGGTGTTTAGCAGCGTGTCTGCGTGCACGCTCACGTCACCATTGCCGCCGATGGTGCCTGCGCCAGCGACGCCGCCTGCGTTGCTGCTCGTGATGGTGGCCGCGCTGAGCGATGTCGTACCCGATCCGGTGTTGGCGATGCGTCCGTTTGTGTTGTCGAGGGCTGTGGCGGTGAGGGTCAGTGTTGACGCTGGGTCGCCTGCAATCGCATTCGCTTCGATCTGTCCGCCGGTGTTGTCGATGGCGTCCTGTGCAGACACGGAGACCGTACCGCTTCCCTGGACCAGGCCTGCGCGGTTATCAAGCGTGCTGGCGGACTGCAGCATCGCTGAGCCGCCTGCGGTGATCGTGCCGTTTGCATTGCTGATGCGGTTGCCCGACACCGATACGTCGCCGTTGCCACCGATCAGGCCATTGGCGGTGTTTGTCAGTGCGTCGCTGGCGGTGACAGTGGTTGTACCGGTGCCGCTGTTCGAGAGGGTGCCGCCATCGTTGGCGAGCGACTGTGCGGTGACCGACAGCGTGCCGTCCGCCTGGATCGTGCCACCTATATTGTTCAGGATGCCTGTACTTGTTAGTGCCACATTTCGTGCACCGGCATAGCCGCCCGCGCGGTTGTCGAGCGAGCCCGTATCAAGCGTTATGTGACGCTGTGCGGCCAGCTTGCCGCCGCGATTCGATACCGCGTCTGCGTGGATTTCGAGTGCGCCGTTGGTTGCCAGCGTGCCGCGGTTGTTTGACAGGGTGCCTGCGGTGACTGACAGCGTGCCGGTGCCAGCACTGCTTAACCTGCCGCCGTCGTTGACCAGCGCCGCAGCATTGAGCGCGAGGTTGTCGCTGTTGCTCTGGAGCGTGCCGGATGTGTTGTCGAGTGTGCCCGCCACGTCGAGGCTCATCGGTGCCGTGCCGGTTTGTGTGATACGGCCACGGTGATTCACGAACTGCGTCGCGCGGAGCGTGAACTGGCTGGCGCTGGTCGTGCCGTCGCTGTGGTCGATGGTCGCGGCATCCAGCGCCGCCAGGTTCCCGGCCGAGAGCGTGCCGCGGTTCGTCAGCGTTGTCCCTGCCGTGACGTTGAGATTGCCGTTCGCCGCCAGCGTGCCGCTGCTGAACAGTGTCTGCACCGCGTGGGCAATCAGCGACTGCACGGCGGTAATCGAACCGACGTTGGCGATTTGTCCGGCCTGTACGGTCACATTGCCGTTGCCGCCGATGGTGCCGCCCGCGCCGCTTGCATCACCCGTGCCGTTGTTCAGCAGGCCGCCAATCGCCAGCGTCAGCGCATCCGCGCCCAGCGCGGCAACATGACCACCGGTGTTGTCGAGTGAACCGGCATTGACAGAGAACGCACCTGCGGCCTGCAGCGTGCCACCCTGGTTCTGCAGGCCATCGGTAGTTGAAACTTCAAGCGTGCTGCCCGAGCGTATCTGGCCGTTGCGGTTGCCCAGTACACCCGCTGTGATGGCCAGCGCACCATCCGGGGACAACACCCCGTTGTCGTTCGTCAGCGTCCCGGCTGCGTGCAGGTTTAGCGCGCCACCTGATGTCGTGGTTGCACCTGACAGGTTCAGATCGCCACCGCTGGCGCGCAGGGCCAGCGTGCCATTGGCCGAGGTGCGGCTGTCCGCGAGATTGAGCGCCGCGCCATTCAGCGCAGCATTCCCACCCGCGGCATTGCGGCCGGTCGCACTGAGTGTGCCGTTGGCTGACAGGTCCAGGTTACCTGGCTGCGAGATGGTTCCGTCGGAGTTAATCCCCGCTCCCAGGGTGCCGCTCGATGAGAGGTGGCCTGCGTGAACCACTGTGTTCTGCCGCGCGGCGAGCATGCCGCTATTTGTCAGCGTGCCAGCGGTGCTGACGCTGAGATTCTGTTGCGCATAGGTGGTGCCACTGTGCTCGATGCCTTCGCGTGCAAAGAGACTGAGATTGCCGCTGGCATTAGCCTGTCCGGCAAGAACCAGCTTGCCTTCGGTGGTCAGCGTTAACTCACCCGCCTGCGCCGCGAGCACACCCTGAGTAGACACCCCAACGCCATGCTCATTGCCAACCAGCATGATCCGGTTCGCGTACATCCCGCCTAACTGGCTCACGTCGATCGAAACACCCAGCACCGGGCCATCACCCGCGATCGCCGTGGCACCGAGCGTGTCGTGATCGACGGCATTTGCCCCCGTGATGACGTTCAGGTTTTTAGCGTAGATCGCCGCGTTCGCCTGCACCGCGCGCGTAATCAGATCGACCTGATCGGTCGCCCCAGCGATCAGCCCCGCACCCTCGATGCGGATATGGCCGCGGCTCACGCTAAAACCCGCAAGCGAGCCATCCGGCGCGAAGTTCGGCGTGCCAGTGCTCAGAATCGCGCGTGACGTGTTGATAAAACCGCCACCATTCACGCTGATACCCGAGCCATTCGCAATCACGACTTCGGCACGCGGGCCAGCGACTTCGAGATACCCGTTGATCTGGCTCGCCGCACGGCTGTTAACCTGATTGACGATGACCCGCGCAGACTGGCCCGGCCCAAAGTTAGGATTCCCGTTGATCAAACCCGCCTGCTGCGTCTGCACGATCACCGGCGAGTTGTTCAGAATCGCACCGCGCCGGGGCACGTCGAACTGGCCATAAGTATTCAGCGACACCCCGGCACCCGAAGGCCGGTTGAGGTTCACCTGGGGCAAGCCGTTTTGCGTTTGTACGACCGACGGCGAATACACCCCACCCGGAACGATCTGCGCGGGCGACCAGACAGGCAGGGTGCCGAGCAGCACGAGCGTAGCCAGTGCGGCAGGACGAAGTGCAAACGTGACTGGCCAATGTCCTGCACCTGAAGTGCCCGCCACGTTTGTCGTCGCATCGTAACAGCCCGTCCTGACTTGCTGCACTTGCTGCACGGTGGCCTGGGTACCTGCTTTAACCACAGCGCGCCCCACTCTCAGACGGCTGAACAGAAGTCGTTTATTGCCTTGTTCCATCTGGTCTCATTCGTTTTACTAATCTTTAATGAGCGGCAATTTAGCGCCAGATGAATCAGAGGATTTGGGTTAACACGCTTTTTTGAGCGAAATACAACGCTTTTAGACAAATCGGATTGCGCTTATCGAGCATTTTATGAATCTGCGCTAGAGCAAGAAAAGAGCGATGTTAGGAAAATGAAATAACCTGAACCAGACACAAGCAGGAAAACGAGCGCAGCTTTGGCTGCGCTCAACCGCTCCCGGCGTCTCTCGCGCGACTATGACTACGAGCAGCTCCCCGAACCCCTCACCAGACTTCACTACGTCGTCTTCGCAATGCTCCTGCCCATCGACGCCACACCAGTACTTCAAGCTAAATCGCTTTACCAAACTGCAACACGACTGGAAATACGCCCGCCTCGTCAATAGCCGCGACCTGGTATTCAACAACACCGTTGCCGATATCGAATACATCCTGGTCTCATGCAGTGCCAACGGCACGCGCTTTGAGTTCGAGTGTTACGACATCTCCCATCTGTACAACCTCTCCCACTTCGTCGAACGCAAGCTGGCCCAGCCACCGTTTTTTATTCAAATCGTGTTTGGCCTGCCAGGCGGTATCGGCTCTCACCCCGAAGACCTGATGCAGATGCGCCGCACTGCAGACCACCTATTCGGCAACGACTATCTCCGGTCCATCCTCGGGGCTGGGCATCAGCAAATTCCACTCGCCACAGCAGGCCTTATGCAAGGTTCAAACTTGCGCGTCGGGCCCGAAGATTCATTCTGAATCGAACCCGGCAAGCTAGCCGAATCCAGCGCACAGCAAGTGCTGAAAATCAGACAGATCATCGAAAGGCTCTCACTTGAAATCGCCCCCCAAGAAGCACACGCGATGCTTGAGCTCAAGGGTGCAAATGAGGTGAATTTTTAGGGGGATTTTGAGCGACTCATTTACCTGCGTTTCTCCAAGCCGACATTTTCCCCAACACGGCATCCAGATCCCAAGGTATTCTTATCCACTAGCATTCCTATATAAAACCTTCAAAAATGAGAGATTTCTTAAATTCACTTTTGAATTCCGAGCCGTCCCCAAGGGTTCATTTCACCGCGGATTCCATCAAGGCGAAACCGGTTCAGGGCCATCCAGCAGCGCAAGAATCTATCCAGTCCTACAACGCCGTTGCCAACCTTATGCGAGCTGCGTTGCTTGAGTGCGGGCCGCCCGCATTTGCCGAGGCGACTGCGGCTCACCCTTGTTTCACTCAGGCATGCGTGGCCGCACACGAAGACCTGCACGCATTCCTTTCCAAAGATCCGGCCCAGCACGGTTCGCCAATCGCCACGTTATTCGGCTCCACCTCGTACAAAGCAACCCTGCATTACCGGCTTGCTCACGCGCTCATGACCTGCGCCAAGCTCGATGCAGCGGCACGTCATGAACTAGAAGCATGCGCCTGGCTTGTCTCCCATCGCGGCAAGCTCCTGTCTGGCGCGGAAATCCATCCAGGATGCGACATCGGCCAGCGCTTCATTCTTGACCACGGCTGGGGCACAGTCATCGGCGAGACCAGCGTGATCGGCAACGATTGCTACCTGCTCGGTGGGGTAACCCTCGGCGCAACAGGCATCGCAAACAACACGTCCATGAAGCGTCACCCTACGCTGGGTGACCGTGTACAGATCGGCGCTTTCTCGCGCATCTTCGGCGACATTCATATCGGCGACGATGTTTTCGTCGGCGCTCATTGCACGGTCACGCAAAGCATCATGCCGAATTCCACCGTCACGCTCCGCTCCAAGATGCAGATCATCCGCACCAGAGCCTCCTCCACACCAACCTAACCAAACCGCATCAATCAGGATCACCCATTCCATGCTTCCATTTTCCAGAGCCACCAGCAAACTTTATTATTCGGATACCTTTTTATCCCAGACCCAATCATCCCTCTCCAAGATTGGCCGCGACTACGTTGAACTCGACGCTACCGTCGCGTATCCCGAGGGCGGCGGCCAGGAGTCCGATGTCGGCACGCTCCTGCTGCCTGACGGAGCCGTCATGCGCTTTATTCATGCACGCAAGATGTACGGCCAGCGCCCCAACATTCCCGATTTCCCTGATGTTCAAACCGGTGGTGTCGTCGAACACATCATCCATGCCGAAGATCTTCATCACCTTGAACGCTTAAAGAAAGGCGATGAAGTGCAGATCAGCATCGACATCCTGCGCCGGGCTCAACTGTCTTTGAGCCATACGGCATCGCATCTGCTGTATCTAGGCGTCGGCCAGATTCGCCCGGACGCACTCACATGGACCCTCGGCTGTCATATCCGCACCGACGGCGCGCGCTTCGACTTTGGCGTCAGCGAGCGCTTCACGCCCGAAGAAGTCAGCGCCATCGAGCAAATTGCCAATGACTTCGTCGCTCGCGCCAGTGAAGTAACGACCTACGCGCACCCGCAACATATCGACGCCCGCTATTGGCAATGCGAAGGCCATGTCATGCCGTGTGGCGGCACGCACATCGGTAACACCGCGCCAATAGGACGCATCGCCGTGCGCCGCAAGAGCATGGGCGCAGGTAAAGAACGCCTGTCATGCCAGTTCGATAGCGCCAGCTTCGACCTTGCGCCGTTTCACGCCAACGCGTGCGGCGACCGTTCACAAGGAGGTGCGCAATGAGCGGCGTGCGCGCTGCACCGCAACCGCATTTAAGTGGCCCGGGCAAGCTGCCGGGTGCCACCTACGTTCTCACGCTTTGTCAGGCCATCAATCTGACTGCAGCGGTGGTGTCCGTCACGATTGCGGCACTAGTGGGCAGCAAACTGGCTCCCGGCCATGCATGGGCTACGGTGCCCTACGGTGTCCAGTTCGCAGCGGTTGCGCTCTCGACTTACCCCGCGGCGAGTTTCATGCGGCGTTATGGCCGGAAAAAAGGCTTCCTGCTCGGCGCGCTATTTCTGATTGCGGCGGGCGGCCTCGGTTACCACGCAGTGGTGCAAGCCAGCTTCACGCAACTGATCGTCGCGCATGGCTTGTTAGGCATGTACGTGGCATTTGCCAATTTCTATCGCTTCGCCGCCGTGGATGCTCTCGCGCCCGAGATGCG is a genomic window of Paraburkholderia bonniea containing:
- a CDS encoding serine O-acetyltransferase; amino-acid sequence: MAAHEDLHAFLSKDPAQHGSPIATLFGSTSYKATLHYRLAHALMTCAKLDAAARHELEACAWLVSHRGKLLSGAEIHPGCDIGQRFILDHGWGTVIGETSVIGNDCYLLGGVTLGATGIANNTSMKRHPTLGDRVQIGAFSRIFGDIHIGDDVFVGAHCTVTQSIMPNSTVTLRSKMQIIRTRASSTPT
- a CDS encoding hemagglutinin repeat-containing protein encodes the protein MEQGNKRLLFSRLRVGRAVVKAGTQATVQQVQQVRTGCYDATTNVAGTSGAGHWPVTFALRPAALATLVLLGTLPVWSPAQIVPGGVYSPSVVQTQNGLPQVNLNRPSGAGVSLNTYGQFDVPRRGAILNNSPVIVQTQQAGLINGNPNFGPGQSARVIVNQVNSRAASQINGYLEVAGPRAEVVIANGSGISVNGGGFINTSRAILSTGTPNFAPDGSLAGFSVSRGHIRIEGAGLIAGATDQVDLITRAVQANAAIYAKNLNVITGANAVDHDTLGATAIAGDGPVLGVSIDVSQLGGMYANRIMLVGNEHGVGVSTQGVLAAQAGELTLTTEGKLVLAGQANASGNLSLFAREGIEHSGTTYAQQNLSVSTAGTLTNSGMLAARQNTVVHAGHLSSSGTLGAGINSDGTISQPGNLDLSANGTLSATGRNAAGGNAALNGAALNLADSRTSANGTLALRASGGDLNLSGATTTSGGALNLHAAGTLTNDNGVLSPDGALAITAGVLGNRNGQIRSGSTLEVSTTDGLQNQGGTLQAAGAFSVNAGSLDNTGGHVAALGADALTLAIGGLLNNGTGDASGAGGTIGGNGNVTVQAGQIANVGSITAVQSLIAHAVQTLFSSGTLAANGNLNVTAGTTLTNRGTLSAGNLAALDAATIDHSDGTTSASQFTLRATQFVNHRGRITQTGTAPMSLDVAGTLDNTSGTLQSNSDNLALNAAALVNDGGRLSSAGTGTLSVTAGTLSNNRGTLATNGALEIHADAVSNRGGKLAAQRHITLDTGSLDNRAGGYAGARNVALTSTGILNNIGGTIQADGTLSVTAQSLANDGGTLSNSGTGTTTVTASDALTNTANGLIGGNGDVSVSGNRISNANGTITAGGSAMLQSASTLDNRAGLVQGSGTVSVSAQDAIDNTGGQIEANAIAGDPASTLTLTATALDNTNGRIANTGSGTTSLSAATITSSNAGGVAGAGTIGGNGDVSVHADTLLNTSGAQLISGHDLTLEIAELADNTSATLSGANSVTLNGPHARLINAGGSIHGNGAITLTTATLDNTAGRIGNDQRTSSASAAHPDSGPVSIHTGTLTNQNGAIGSEQDLTITANQLTGDGRIIAGNDGSITLNGDYTLTSSNLIQANHNLTFTTAGRLTNQGTLGAVNALTLNATNLDNQAGAHLNASTTTLNALNTITNAGRIEGDSVTTNSTSLLNTATIIGNTITLNASQVITSSGTAAVMAAASQLNLYSPGRITSTGGANLFSLGDINLAADSTRDANGVLAHRTHSVTNDQSTIEAQGRIEIATQTLTNTRPAPRIETVTTAVTTAHQTKRDKYLACTTGNADRGYCTQAMWDNGYRHPLNETFSSTDVITKTSGPNAVDRTLVVQRNGQPLTIYYNTLTPNADGTLSVSYWDGYDPHINYDPGTEYASHNDAHKGYQRVEIARDTTTTTQQDRVTGPQAQQAQIIAGGKMVLANVGTLNNLHSAMAAGDSIQIGSADATGDVASGSYGGTLVNNTGQTLYQHQKQDIVSTYAWNENIARDRGPVVQPSVVLTPVAIGGTGGTIIASHAVKISATDISNTNVTAASSATGATGGTLGANGVVGGISGTGTQTVDLATGQTQTINAPQSIAGPGGALTVTLPSSGLYTVNSAPSASYLVVTDPRLTRYANFISSDYMLGALGLDPSKIIKRLGDGVYEARQVRNQITQLTGRVYLQGYTSHEDEYRALMNSGVRVAQAFNLQPGLALSAAQMAALTSDIVWLVNQTVTLPDGTTQTVLAPVVYLAQTHANDLQPAGALIAADEVEIRATGSAMNAGVIKGGTQTVLAATSILNRGGLIGSSTDTGTTVVSATHDVVNASGRITGNRVAVLAGHDIVNTTLVDTAGVSSAAGQSRINQSLPGAQGTMAATGDLLVMAGHDLVVHGAGIAAGGNAQITAGHDITVDTVQLDTSQSVTRNADHHWEASSTMHQTSALTSGGSLALQSGNDTALNGATLNAGGDLSAIAGGNLSATNVTNTTTYSNVATGDKTRQQTDRRYDEQTIGANIRAGGNATLAAVSTDQGKGNITLTGSSLAAGSGAATIAATGDVHISESREEHDAYSATESKRGSFVHGSTTQTMQDTQANLGVGSTLSGETVTVSAGKNLNVQGSTIAGTHDVNLAAAGNMNLTASQDTQTSSGYNQKHESGFGTGGGIGISVGSKTQTDTANTTQVTHTSSTVGSLGGNLNLSAGKDLHVTGSDLVAAQNLTGTGTNITLDAAADTQHHDETHEVKQSGFTLALKAPVIDAVSNTVDQAHAASRSQDNRAAALHGMAAASGAIDSSGAAGAALGELASGQMPSARIELSYGSSHSKRTYAEDSTTHRGSKVTAGGTAALVAKGESTPGSGNLTIAGSNVNANDVILAAKNQVSLVNTTDTISTRSSNESGSASVGISYGTQGFGISASMSKAHGNGRSDSATQNNTHVSAASTATIISGGDTNIISSNLNGRQVSANVGDNLNMASVQDTMSSAAHQESSGGGFTLSQGGGSASFSHTSANASGNYAGVNEQAGIQAGDGGFDISVKGHTGLNGAYLAGSADASKNTLTTGTLTFSDISNTSNYKASSSGFSAGVSTGDGGANYSTHGNTSGKNTGGGTPMLSQNDSGNDSATTRSGISAGTISVTDAASQRQDITSLNRDASNTNGTIARLPDVNNLLERQADMMAAASAAGEAVSRRIGDFAQSKYDEAKASGDQAGMEAWKEGGTARAGMQVAGAAMVTGLAGGNAPGSAAGAGIASIAAGKLNEISAAIAGSNPTGSADINTALGNIVANAIATGAGAAVGGNAGAVAGGNVDRFNRQLHHDEKSAIEKKAGKDKAEEERLTKAACLAVKCWAEFKPGSDEYNRNYVSQVEASQLQPEIDWVNRQKEAGLFNYTPGQKIGDAVKSDPVGVAKDTAKVVLGGVTANTGAGICATTGAGCATSGAWMVGFGVGDMAEGADGLYNRYNGINSPGVNPLRWGTNQLAPMWGNAIFDGLNFTASVLALRAQTPLKMGVADGLNRPGSMFGVTVPRMNNNTLIPFVNQAAPYGTTQGILLFGVGSKGATVINDVRRSGDQK
- a CDS encoding alanyl-tRNA editing protein, with the translated sequence MLPFSRATSKLYYSDTFLSQTQSSLSKIGRDYVELDATVAYPEGGGQESDVGTLLLPDGAVMRFIHARKMYGQRPNIPDFPDVQTGGVVEHIIHAEDLHHLERLKKGDEVQISIDILRRAQLSLSHTASHLLYLGVGQIRPDALTWTLGCHIRTDGARFDFGVSERFTPEEVSAIEQIANDFVARASEVTTYAHPQHIDARYWQCEGHVMPCGGTHIGNTAPIGRIAVRRKSMGAGKERLSCQFDSASFDLAPFHANACGDRSQGGAQ